From one Opitutaceae bacterium genomic stretch:
- a CDS encoding alpha/beta hydrolase, whose product MKRICLLVATFALALSAAAQDGALYPLEAPAEPNAIPLGTGGVENQPAKEGWFRQWGEPMVHNVSTATLTPFLPAPGKANGAAVIVTPGGGYRWLSINNEGWKVANALAERGVAAFVLKYRLVPTPDTLAGLEQAMKQLFSAAGTGENGTARPLVPNLDNQLADAEAAYALLLKNAGQWGIDTKRIGMVGFSAGAGLTLHATLHSKTMKLAFIAPIYGMMGPVEVPKNAPPMFNVIASDDFLFRGQFGVVKSWYDAGIPVEFHLFQNGGHGFGLGYPGNTANGWFPVFLHWLDVNGFLKPAK is encoded by the coding sequence ATGAAACGCATCTGTTTGCTTGTTGCGACCTTTGCCCTTGCACTCAGCGCCGCAGCCCAGGACGGCGCTCTTTATCCCCTCGAGGCTCCTGCCGAACCCAATGCCATTCCGCTCGGCACGGGCGGAGTCGAGAACCAGCCCGCCAAGGAAGGGTGGTTTCGCCAATGGGGCGAGCCGATGGTTCATAACGTCTCCACCGCGACGCTGACTCCCTTTCTCCCCGCTCCGGGAAAAGCCAATGGCGCGGCCGTGATCGTGACTCCCGGCGGCGGCTACCGCTGGCTGTCGATCAACAACGAAGGCTGGAAGGTAGCCAATGCCCTCGCCGAACGCGGGGTTGCCGCGTTTGTACTCAAGTACCGACTCGTGCCCACGCCCGACACGCTCGCAGGGCTCGAACAGGCGATGAAGCAACTTTTCTCAGCGGCTGGCACAGGCGAGAACGGGACCGCGCGCCCCTTGGTGCCAAATCTGGACAACCAGCTAGCCGACGCGGAAGCGGCCTACGCGCTTCTCCTCAAAAATGCCGGGCAATGGGGCATCGATACCAAGCGAATCGGGATGGTCGGGTTTTCCGCGGGTGCCGGGCTGACGCTGCACGCAACTTTGCACTCAAAGACCATGAAGCTCGCCTTCATCGCGCCGATCTACGGCATGATGGGCCCGGTCGAGGTACCGAAGAATGCCCCGCCCATGTTCAACGTGATCGCGAGCGATGATTTTCTCTTTCGCGGCCAATTTGGGGTGGTGAAGTCCTGGTACGATGCCGGTATTCCCGTGGAGTTCCACCTCTTCCAAAACGGCGGCCATGGCTTCGGCCTCGGCTATCCGGGCAACACCGCCAACGGCTGGTTCCCGGTATTCCTGCACTGGCTCGATGTGAACGGGTTTTTGAAGCCTGCGAAGTAA
- a CDS encoding LysM peptidoglycan-binding domain-containing protein, whose translation MRLRLSALVVWIGLGIPMFAQSLNVEVANLREDVRLLVQKVGELQLRVEQLERENSQLATHLEGARSGLVTLAQLNDAVAELEKQIRASSASTKNETLQQVSVQLEKLAKQTNAALDAMSGRGSSPVSAPRTSFSEDFPKEGIEYVVEKGDTLALISKKTGGKQNDIINANKLADPSKIRVGQKLFIPLAK comes from the coding sequence ATGCGTCTTCGCCTCAGTGCCTTGGTTGTCTGGATCGGCCTGGGAATCCCCATGTTTGCCCAGAGCCTCAATGTGGAGGTGGCAAACCTGCGCGAGGATGTGCGCCTGTTGGTGCAAAAGGTGGGAGAGCTCCAACTTCGGGTGGAACAGCTTGAGCGCGAGAATAGCCAGCTCGCCACCCACTTGGAAGGTGCGCGATCGGGGCTCGTCACCCTGGCACAGCTGAATGACGCCGTGGCCGAACTCGAGAAACAGATTCGTGCCTCGTCCGCTTCAACAAAGAACGAAACACTCCAGCAGGTGTCAGTGCAGCTGGAGAAGCTGGCAAAGCAGACGAATGCCGCACTTGACGCGATGAGTGGTCGTGGCTCGTCGCCCGTGTCCGCACCTCGCACCAGCTTCAGCGAAGATTTTCCAAAAGAAGGCATTGAGTATGTCGTGGAGAAAGGCGACACCCTCGCCCTGATTTCCAAGAAGACGGGCGGCAAACAGAACGACATCATCAACGCCAATAAGCTTGCGGACCCCTCGAAGATTCGGGTGGGCCAGAAACTTTTCATCCCTCTCGCTAAATAA
- a CDS encoding ParB/RepB/Spo0J family partition protein: MAAPKSRLGRGLGGLIANAAPAKKEEPKPAPKAEAAPTPSVPPPPPGAPGFQEILVSAIVPSPYQARRDIAPEQLQELAESIRSEGLLQPVVVRKDGEKYQLIAGERRWRAFQLLKIKAIPARVVEASNASSAALGLIENLQREGLNPIEEAFGYASLIRDFDLTQEAASERVGKSRASVANSLRLLGLDPETQGYLGKGLISVGHAKVLLGVEEAGQRALLARRVIEEGLSVRATEKLVQSKKLSAPATKPTSSGKTPSAIEAQAVASIEKKLTSKFGARVALQHTPKKGKIVIEYSGNDDLHRILETLGIEA, encoded by the coding sequence ATGGCAGCTCCCAAATCTCGTCTCGGCCGCGGTCTCGGCGGTCTTATTGCCAACGCCGCGCCGGCGAAAAAAGAGGAACCGAAGCCTGCTCCGAAAGCGGAAGCGGCACCGACGCCTTCCGTTCCACCACCTCCTCCCGGAGCGCCGGGCTTTCAGGAGATCCTAGTGTCCGCGATCGTGCCGAGTCCGTACCAGGCGCGCCGTGACATTGCACCGGAGCAACTGCAGGAGCTGGCCGAGAGCATTCGTTCCGAGGGTCTTCTCCAACCGGTGGTGGTGCGCAAAGACGGCGAGAAGTACCAGCTGATCGCGGGTGAACGTCGCTGGCGTGCCTTTCAACTGCTCAAGATCAAGGCGATTCCCGCGCGCGTGGTCGAGGCGAGCAACGCGTCGTCTGCAGCGCTCGGGCTCATCGAGAATCTGCAGCGCGAAGGACTCAACCCGATCGAAGAGGCGTTTGGATATGCCAGTCTCATCCGCGATTTCGACCTCACCCAGGAAGCCGCCTCCGAACGTGTGGGCAAAAGCCGCGCGAGCGTCGCCAATTCGCTTCGCCTCCTGGGCCTCGACCCGGAAACGCAGGGTTACCTGGGCAAAGGCTTGATCAGCGTTGGCCACGCCAAGGTGCTTCTCGGCGTCGAGGAAGCGGGTCAGCGCGCGCTTCTCGCACGCCGCGTGATCGAGGAAGGCCTGAGTGTGCGCGCAACAGAGAAACTGGTGCAGTCAAAGAAGCTTTCGGCGCCTGCCACAAAGCCCACCTCAAGTGGGAAAACGCCGTCGGCGATCGAGGCGCAGGCGGTCGCGAGCATCGAGAAGAAGCTCACGTCGAAATTTGGCGCGCGCGTGGCGCTTCAGCACACCCCGAAGAAGGGAAAGATAGTGATCGAGTACTCGGGCAACGACGACCTTCACCGCATCCTCGAAACCCTCGGCATCGAGGCCTGA
- a CDS encoding SulP family inorganic anion transporter, with amino-acid sequence MTPSEGAAETVDQIQRFSRRWLKERLPLLDTIRGYDGNTFKADAVAAATVSLVSIPQAIGFALIVGLPPLMVIMSVIVGGFVCALFSSSRHLVFGPTNSISIILTATIYRISQGNNLGAAEIALILAVLIGLFQLVAGLAQLGKITQFISRSVIIAYGSAVGLLLAAGQVPHLLGIEAGVRGNFFDNLIGAAYNLAYLNFNFYAAILGLATLLIFEAIERFLPRFPAELFGLVSLSLLTQYVGLKELGIRTVGDEGALSVSVPSFGGIPAGALDWGIASQLLGAALAIALLGMLESISIAKTIAAKSGQKIDSNQELIAMGLGNLANSIYGGMPGSASFARSASNLQSGGRTQVSSLLSSVMVLGGLFFVSPIINYIPIPSLAAHLIRIGLRLINREQIRVAMRSTGSDAIVFLSTLLAAFVLKLDIAIYVGVGVSLALFLRKASAPSLVEYSFSDTGALTELEDKSKRRNQAISIVHVEGELFFGAADLFQEQVRILADESAIRVVILRMKNARHLDATSVMSLLQLHEYLQKTERHLLISGINPDVERVLRSSGALTKLGPENIFPAEANLTASTKKALLRASHLLQTGKADVRIFYDRKRDKGMGGGFPDDHGKLEDYAI; translated from the coding sequence ATGACACCATCCGAGGGTGCCGCAGAGACCGTCGACCAGATCCAGCGCTTCTCCCGACGCTGGTTGAAGGAACGGCTGCCGCTCCTCGACACGATCCGCGGCTACGACGGCAACACGTTCAAGGCCGACGCGGTCGCCGCCGCCACAGTTTCGCTCGTCTCGATTCCGCAGGCGATCGGCTTTGCGCTTATCGTCGGCCTGCCTCCGCTGATGGTGATCATGTCGGTGATCGTGGGCGGGTTTGTCTGTGCCTTGTTCAGCTCGTCACGGCACCTGGTGTTCGGCCCGACCAACTCGATCAGTATCATCCTCACCGCCACGATCTATCGAATCAGCCAGGGCAACAATCTTGGTGCGGCGGAGATCGCGTTGATTCTAGCGGTGTTGATCGGTCTTTTTCAGCTCGTCGCGGGTCTCGCCCAACTCGGAAAGATCACGCAGTTCATCTCTCGGTCGGTGATCATCGCGTACGGGTCTGCAGTGGGTCTTCTTCTCGCGGCGGGGCAGGTCCCGCACCTGCTCGGCATCGAGGCGGGTGTCCGCGGCAACTTTTTCGACAACCTCATCGGCGCGGCGTACAACCTGGCGTACCTGAATTTCAACTTCTACGCCGCAATCCTCGGTCTCGCGACGTTGTTGATTTTTGAGGCGATCGAGCGGTTTCTCCCACGCTTTCCCGCCGAGCTCTTTGGCCTGGTGTCGTTGTCGTTGCTTACTCAATACGTCGGGCTGAAGGAGTTGGGAATTCGGACGGTGGGAGATGAGGGCGCCTTGTCGGTCTCCGTGCCGTCCTTCGGGGGCATTCCTGCCGGTGCGCTTGACTGGGGCATTGCTTCGCAGCTCCTCGGAGCCGCGCTTGCGATCGCGCTCCTCGGCATGCTGGAGTCGATCTCGATTGCCAAGACCATCGCGGCGAAGTCGGGTCAGAAGATTGATTCCAACCAGGAATTGATCGCGATGGGCCTGGGCAACCTCGCCAACTCGATCTACGGCGGCATGCCGGGGTCGGCGTCCTTTGCAAGGTCGGCTTCCAACCTGCAGAGCGGCGGCCGTACACAGGTCTCCTCTCTTCTCTCAAGCGTGATGGTGCTCGGGGGGCTCTTCTTCGTGTCTCCAATAATCAACTACATCCCGATCCCGAGCCTCGCCGCGCACCTCATCCGCATCGGCCTCAGGCTCATCAACCGGGAACAGATCCGGGTGGCGATGCGTTCCACCGGTTCCGACGCGATCGTGTTTTTGAGCACGCTGCTCGCGGCATTCGTTCTGAAGCTCGACATCGCCATCTACGTGGGCGTCGGTGTCTCGCTGGCTCTTTTCCTGAGGAAGGCGAGCGCGCCCTCGCTGGTGGAGTACAGCTTTAGCGACACGGGTGCACTCACCGAACTGGAGGACAAATCGAAGCGGCGAAACCAGGCGATTTCGATCGTTCACGTGGAGGGCGAGTTGTTCTTTGGCGCCGCGGACCTGTTTCAGGAACAGGTGCGAATCCTGGCTGACGAGAGCGCCATCCGCGTCGTGATCCTGCGCATGAAGAATGCGCGTCACCTCGACGCCACGTCGGTGATGTCACTCCTTCAATTGCACGAATACCTGCAGAAGACGGAGCGCCACCTGTTGATTTCTGGTATCAATCCCGATGTGGAACGCGTGCTTCGTTCCAGCGGTGCGCTGACCAAGCTTGGGCCGGAGAACATTTTTCCGGCCGAGGCGAATCTCACTGCCAGCACAAAAAAGGCGCTGCTTCGAGCCTCACACTTGCTTCAGACCGGGAAGGCCGACGTACGCATCTTCTACGACCGCAAACGCGACAAAGGCATGGGCGGGGGCTTTCCGGATGACCACGGGAAGCTGGAGGATTATGCGATCTAA
- a CDS encoding DUF1343 domain-containing protein produces the protein MFLGLRPVSLVLSVVLLLAGCATPQPKPQAAKPQVPVPTPAVPMPTRPTPAGPVQLGIDVLVARNFSGLQGKRVALLTHAAGVNNRGISTVDVLRKAQNFKLVSLFGPEHGIYGLAPAGENVGDSIDKRTGLPVYSLHGKNRKPTKTQLKGVDILVIDLQDIGSRSYTYAICMRYAIEACFENGVEVMVLDRPNPLGGLKVDGPILDRNLFSGVGGYPIPYVHGLTIGELARMAAGTPGWLEVPEAVRKRGKLTVVPMSGWRRGMRWPETGLTFTPTSPYVQDFAACVGYAMTGLGTQIGGFAHGVGNQYPFRGLYYRDKPIELIQRELEALRLPGIAFRKISVPKPNGQPAVGVYIEVTDWEDWRPTELSFHLMRLTCKMAGKNVFAAANATQTRSFNIHTGSMEWWNALKRDGVKVNLEAFLVKWRSEAAAFQKESRKYWLYN, from the coding sequence GTGTTTCTCGGTCTCCGCCCCGTTTCCCTCGTTCTCTCGGTCGTTCTCCTGTTGGCGGGTTGCGCCACTCCCCAACCCAAACCTCAGGCGGCAAAACCCCAGGTGCCGGTCCCCACTCCGGCTGTTCCGATGCCCACCCGCCCGACGCCGGCAGGTCCAGTGCAACTCGGTATCGACGTGCTGGTTGCGCGGAACTTTTCGGGCTTGCAGGGCAAGCGGGTCGCTCTCCTCACCCATGCCGCCGGGGTGAATAATCGAGGCATAAGCACCGTCGATGTTCTCCGAAAAGCACAGAACTTCAAACTGGTGTCGCTCTTTGGGCCCGAGCATGGCATCTACGGCTTGGCGCCGGCAGGGGAAAACGTCGGTGACTCAATCGACAAGCGCACCGGTCTTCCGGTCTATTCTCTTCACGGCAAGAACCGCAAGCCCACCAAGACCCAGCTCAAGGGGGTGGACATCCTGGTCATCGACCTTCAGGACATTGGAAGCCGATCCTACACGTACGCCATTTGCATGCGCTACGCGATTGAGGCGTGCTTTGAGAATGGCGTGGAGGTGATGGTGCTCGACCGGCCAAATCCTCTCGGTGGCCTCAAGGTCGACGGCCCTATTCTCGACCGCAACTTGTTCTCCGGCGTGGGCGGCTACCCGATCCCGTACGTACATGGCCTCACAATCGGTGAATTGGCACGCATGGCTGCAGGGACACCCGGTTGGCTTGAGGTGCCCGAGGCCGTCCGTAAACGCGGCAAGTTGACGGTGGTGCCCATGTCAGGGTGGCGCCGCGGCATGAGGTGGCCGGAAACCGGGCTCACCTTCACGCCCACCTCCCCATATGTGCAGGACTTCGCCGCCTGCGTCGGCTATGCCATGACCGGACTGGGCACCCAGATCGGCGGCTTCGCCCACGGCGTGGGTAATCAGTATCCTTTCCGGGGGCTCTACTATCGCGACAAACCAATCGAGCTGATTCAGCGGGAACTCGAAGCCCTCCGCCTCCCGGGAATCGCCTTTCGCAAAATTTCCGTTCCCAAGCCCAACGGCCAGCCTGCCGTGGGCGTTTATATCGAAGTCACCGATTGGGAAGACTGGCGCCCGACAGAGCTCAGTTTTCACCTGATGCGACTGACGTGCAAAATGGCGGGGAAAAACGTTTTTGCAGCGGCAAACGCCACACAGACGCGGAGCTTTAACATCCACACCGGCTCGATGGAATGGTGGAACGCACTCAAACGAGATGGCGTGAAGGTCAATCTTGAGGCGTTCCTCGTGAAATGGCGCTCGGAAGCCGCAGCGTTTCAGAAGGAATCGCGGAAGTATTGGCTGTATAATTGA
- a CDS encoding BON domain-containing protein, whose protein sequence is MQLLSFLLGLALGALGLHVYYTMHPENSPGADMSLVDRGRHATEKQLEAWNLTPEEVRSDLESHGKLVRRKAEGAGQALSQAFSNTRILSVIKAKYTLDKELSARAIEVTVENGHVILTGTVPSAQLISKAVAFAMDTEGVSQVESHLSVRAE, encoded by the coding sequence ATGCAACTTCTCTCCTTCCTCCTCGGCCTCGCCCTCGGCGCCCTCGGGCTTCATGTCTACTACACGATGCACCCCGAGAACTCGCCCGGCGCAGACATGTCGCTCGTCGATCGCGGTCGGCATGCCACCGAGAAGCAGCTTGAAGCGTGGAACCTTACCCCGGAGGAGGTGCGCAGTGACCTCGAATCTCATGGCAAGCTCGTGCGTCGCAAGGCGGAAGGAGCAGGCCAGGCCCTCAGCCAGGCATTCTCCAACACTCGCATCCTGTCCGTGATCAAGGCCAAGTACACGCTCGACAAGGAGCTCTCGGCCCGAGCGATCGAAGTCACGGTCGAAAATGGTCACGTCATCCTGACAGGGACCGTCCCCTCCGCTCAACTCATCAGCAAGGCCGTTGCTTTCGCGATGGACACCGAAGGAGTGTCGCAGGTGGAGTCGCACCTCTCTGTCCGCGCCGAATAG